TTTTTAAAAAGATGATTTACCATGAACCTCATAAGCTCAGTAGGTCTATTAGGATCTTTACAAGGTTTGTCACCAAATAACATTATAAACGGTTCTTCTCCAGTGTAAGGTCGCCATTCTGGCATGGGAGTACCATCTGCATCTAATCCATTGGGATTTCCCTTTTTAGCAAAATTTGTCCAATAATTGCACATCTGCCTTGCTAAATCATAATGTTTTCCAACAAATGGCCTCCAACATTTTGCCAATGTCTCAAAAACAAACCATAGTTCAGATGAATGAAACGCTCCTGCGTCATCACCTGGAATCTCTGGCTCAAAACAGTAACAATAAATTGTTGTATCCTTAGTTTTTGCATTATGTTCACACCACATTAAATTCCCAATCTCAAACATATTTATTCTTCCTTTTTCCTTTATCTGAGCAATATCATTCGTTCTTTCAGTACACAGTTTAATATATTCTTCGGCATCTTCACCAAATTTTTTATATGCATACTCTCTGAATTCTTCTAATGTCTCAACATCTGGTTTCTCTATAAACTCATTTGCAGTATGGCCCATTATCAAAGGTATCTTATGCCAATTACCTTTTATTATGAGCTTTACAGGATCATCAACTATATACACTCCATCTTTTACAAATCCCCATCTATAACTAAATTCTTCGGATTTCTCAAAAATTACCCTTGCATCTAAATTTCTTGCTTCATCTAAGTTCTTAACCCCTAAAAACTTGAAGAATTCTTCTCCTATCTTCTCAGCTTCACTTAATGAAGGATATCCTTGATTGAAACGCGGTGCAAAACCACCTCCACTTTGTATAATAGCTCTTTGGAATAACCCTTCGCTAATAGGCGATGTAACATGTGCAGTTACACAGCCTCCTCCTGCAGATTGCCCAAATATAGTAATATTGTTTGGATCACCTCCAAAAGCCGCAATATTTCGTCTTACCCATTCAATTCCTGCAAGTTGATCTAATAATCCAAAATTAGCTTTGGGACCATCCTTGTTCTCTTCTGAAATCTCAGGATGTGCAAAAAAACCAAATACATTTAATCGATAATTTACACTTACAAACACAATTCCTCTTCTAGCTATGCGTTCACCATCAAATTCCATCTCTGAAGTATAACCAACTTGCAATCCTCCACCGAAAAACCAAATCATTACTGGTAATTTTTCCTCAGGATGTCTTGCTGGAGTCCATACATTTAAATACAAACAATCTTCACTCATGGGCACATTAGGATCAACATGCCATTCTTTTGTGTAAATATTATCTGGGTCTAATCCTGGGGTAGCTTGAATTGAAATGGGGGCAAAAGTATAAGCTTTGTAGACACCTTCCCAATTCTTGCATGGCTGAGGTGGCTTCCATCTCAAGTTGCCAACAGGAGGCGCTGCAAAAGGAATTCCTTTGAACACCGTTATCCTTGGGTCAGAAGCTGGAAGCCCTTCTACTATTCCATTTTCTGTAGTTACTCGTCTTAGCATATAATTCCTCCCATTAAAATATTATTTGTTGCTTATTTTTTATAACACTATGCCCAAAAACATATATCTATGGTGAGTGATGGTACAAAAGTACTTGCAGAACTTTTTTATATTCATATAGATAAAACTTTACCCTGTTTTTATTGTAACGTTGTAGCAATTGGGTGTCAACTTTTTTGATTCTTGTTTAACTTTCTTTAAAAATAGTTTTTTACAAGTATATAATGTTAAATAAGTTTGACATAATTGAAAAATACCGTTATAATTTTGGTATATCGATATAGCTAAGATAATATATACATCTTATCATGCTTATTTCCAAACAATATGCACAATACATAAAGACTTGTCAATGGAGGATACATTTTATGGGTAGCAAGAAAAAAGGTACAATAAAACTAATAGCTGAAAAAACAAATGTTTCACCAATAACAGTATCAATTGTCCTAAATGGCCGTGGAGATGAAATGCGAATTTCTAAAGAGACACAAGAAAAAATAATAGAAGAAGCAAAAAAATTGGGTTATCAACCTAATGTCTTTGCAAGAAGGCTAAAAAAATCTAACCAAAACTCATCTCCTCTGCTAATAGGAATTTTATGGCCAGCTACTTATTTATCTGATTTATTAGTACGCTTTTTCAATGGTCTTCAAAACTGTATTTTAAACAAAAAAATGAATATAGAAATTGTCTTCAAACCTTATTATCCATCAAATTTGGTACAATTAAAAGAACTTTTTGTTGAAAACCTATTCAATGGAGTAATAGTAGTCGGAACTACTGACAGTGACATTGAATTTTTGGAAAATCTAAATACCGTTATGCCAATTGTAATGTTCAACAGACAGAGCTCTAAATACAGTTGTATTTATGTTGACGAATATAGTTTGGGTGAAAAAGTGGCTAAACTGTTTGCTGCAAGAGGTCATAAAAGTGTTGGATTAATTGGACCTTCTTATCTTAACAGGAATTTTAGTATGAGAAGAATAGGATTCCTTGATTCATGCAGAAAACTCAATTTATCAATCTCAGATAACCACATAATAACTGATGATGAAGTCGACATAAAAGCAGGTAGAAACTGTATGAAAAAATTGTTAAGCAGTGGTAATTTGCCAACTGCCATTTTCATTCTTTCTTCTACTATGGCCTATGGAGTTTATTCTGTTTTGCAAGAAAATGGATATTCTATTCCGAATGATGTTGAAATTGTAGGATGCAGTGATCTTTTAACATGTGAACTGTTGAACCCCAGATTAACAGTTATTGATTATTCGATTGAAAAAATGGTATACAAATCTTTGAATTTAATTACTGAAATGGTAACAGGGATTCACCGTGAACCTGTTTGTCTTATTGAAGATTCATATTTTATATTTCGTGAAAGTTGTGGAAGCTTTCCAGAATTAGATTAATAAATTTCATAGAAATATTTTTACTTACGAAAATTAATAAAGTAATTAGCGAGGAGGTAAATAGGAATGGTTAAAAAATTTTTTAGGGTAATCCTTATCTTAACTGTATTTAGCTTATTAATATCTCACAATTTTATTTTAGCCACCACAAATACAAAAACATCTTCAAAGGTCTTACCAGCCCAAAATAATATCTTAACCGCATATGTCATCTATTCATTTAACACTAATAAATGCCTTCAGCCTACAAGTTCAAAAGAAGGTGCACCTGTAATTCAAAATGATTATATAGGTAATAACAATCAAAAATGGAGATTTTCGGCTGTTGAAAAAGGATATTATAAAATACAAAACGTTCTAAATGAAATGGTACTCGATGTCTATAAAAACTCTAAAAACGGTGATATAGAAATTTGCATCAGAAAATTTAATGGCTCAGATACACAAAAGTGGATAATTGAAGAAGTCAAAGAAAATTATTTCATTATAAAGAATAAGTACAGTGGATTAGTTTTGGAAATAAGTCCCTCAGATAATAAAAACACAAGTTTATGTATTCAAAAGAAACAGAGTAACAGTAAAAATCAACTCTTTAAACTTCAGCCAGTAGTAGATTATAAAGCTAAGGTTAATTGGAATCCTCCCAATGAGTTTGATTCATATAAAACTTTCATCAAACATGGAACAATAAAAGTATTTACTTATTATTCAGGATACACAAAGACAACAAGGAAAGCCCTTGTATGGTTACCACCAAACTATACAAATAAGAT
The DNA window shown above is from Caldicellulosiruptor owensensis OL and carries:
- a CDS encoding carboxylesterase/lipase family protein, producing the protein MLRRVTTENGIVEGLPASDPRITVFKGIPFAAPPVGNLRWKPPQPCKNWEGVYKAYTFAPISIQATPGLDPDNIYTKEWHVDPNVPMSEDCLYLNVWTPARHPEEKLPVMIWFFGGGLQVGYTSEMEFDGERIARRGIVFVSVNYRLNVFGFFAHPEISEENKDGPKANFGLLDQLAGIEWVRRNIAAFGGDPNNITIFGQSAGGGCVTAHVTSPISEGLFQRAIIQSGGGFAPRFNQGYPSLSEAEKIGEEFFKFLGVKNLDEARNLDARVIFEKSEEFSYRWGFVKDGVYIVDDPVKLIIKGNWHKIPLIMGHTANEFIEKPDVETLEEFREYAYKKFGEDAEEYIKLCTERTNDIAQIKEKGRINMFEIGNLMWCEHNAKTKDTTIYCYCFEPEIPGDDAGAFHSSELWFVFETLAKCWRPFVGKHYDLARQMCNYWTNFAKKGNPNGLDADGTPMPEWRPYTGEEPFIMLFGDKPCKDPNRPTELMRFMVNHLFKKLNLE
- a CDS encoding substrate-binding domain-containing protein, encoding MGSKKKGTIKLIAEKTNVSPITVSIVLNGRGDEMRISKETQEKIIEEAKKLGYQPNVFARRLKKSNQNSSPLLIGILWPATYLSDLLVRFFNGLQNCILNKKMNIEIVFKPYYPSNLVQLKELFVENLFNGVIVVGTTDSDIEFLENLNTVMPIVMFNRQSSKYSCIYVDEYSLGEKVAKLFAARGHKSVGLIGPSYLNRNFSMRRIGFLDSCRKLNLSISDNHIITDDEVDIKAGRNCMKKLLSSGNLPTAIFILSSTMAYGVYSVLQENGYSIPNDVEIVGCSDLLTCELLNPRLTVIDYSIEKMVYKSLNLITEMVTGIHREPVCLIEDSYFIFRESCGSFPELD
- a CDS encoding RICIN domain-containing protein, whose amino-acid sequence is MVKKFFRVILILTVFSLLISHNFILATTNTKTSSKVLPAQNNILTAYVIYSFNTNKCLQPTSSKEGAPVIQNDYIGNNNQKWRFSAVEKGYYKIQNVLNEMVLDVYKNSKNGDIEICIRKFNGSDTQKWIIEEVKENYFIIKNKYSGLVLEISPSDNKNTSLCIQKKQSNSKNQLFKLQPVVDYKAKVNWNPPNEFDSYKTFIKHGTIKVFTYYSGYTKTTRKALVWLPPNYTNKMKFNTMYVLHGIGGDEREWLESSNPDNILDNLNASGQLMNMIVIFPNCRARADDSRPKTYESVFSEDNINAFYNFHHDLINYLIPAIEKNFSVYKDREHRAIVGFSMGGGQALTIGLDYFSNYFAYVGAIAPAYSPKLVKDVSYYNSKLKLLYITCGTNDFLYSRVEALHQELSSKGINHFWIPVEGAAHDSSITKFGLYNFVRLVFKY